A single region of the Plasmodium malariae genome assembly, chromosome: 7 genome encodes:
- the LipL2 gene encoding lipoate-protein ligase 2, putative — translation MFRGKEVRYLRVKIKMKGINIINELFRPFASFPNNGKIKKNVLYFINLTKFHVYEQLLVEESLYRLSSHLSNDLNNVGFVIINNTYTDGEQCEKGVRCEGDEQRNMVNNKCIVLGISGKVNDYIKDASYVKGNKICIIKRFTGGGTVYMNKNCLLLSFILPHNFEKEKKIYPSNITEWIFKFIYKPFTDEKKKNSSLFNENFYYHENDFVYKTYDKENEKIIFKKVGGNAQAFSKNYFVHHTSFIWYCNYQEMENVLLNPLKQPVYRNKRSHYNFLQSLQSCLHKNVDTPNLFIQQFISHIREIINKKNSVQKEEFWYFNSINLNINEDKAMSTFHLFDNVHMVHVDLLRDIFLFYTNHGKTTNLRSTHFLDAHGNKVPDTYYQYPSFILT, via the coding sequence ATGTTTCGTGGGAAAGAAGTTCGATATTTAAGGGTCAAGATAAAGATGAAAGgaataaacataattaaCGAATTATTCCGCCCCTTTGCTTCATTTCCTAACaatggtaaaataaaaaaaaatgtgttataTTTCATCAACTTAACGAAGTTTCATGTATATGAGCAGTTGTTGGTTGAAGAAAGTTTGTACAGGCTAAGTAGTCATTTGAGCAACGACTTAAATAATGTAGggtttgtaataataaataacacGTACACTGATGGAGAACAATGCGAAAAAGGTGTAAGGTGCGAAGGAGACGAACAACGAAATATGGTAAATAACAAATGTATCGTATTAGGAATAAGCGGAAAAGTTAACGATTATATAAAGGATGCTTCTTATGTTAAAGGgaataaaatatgcataattaAAAGATTCACAGGAGGAGGGACAGTTTATATGAACAAGAATTGCTTGCTACTTTCCTTTATTCTTCCCcataattttgaaaaggaaaagaaaatatatccATCGAATATAACTGAATggatatttaaatttatctaTAAACCCTTTACagatgaaaagaaaaaaaatagtagtctttttaatgaaaatttttattatcatgaaaatgattttgtttataaaacatatgatAAGGAGAATgaaaagataatttttaaaaaagtaggGGGTAATGCACAAgccttttcaaaaaattattttgttcatcATACTTCTTTTATATGGTATTGTAATTATCAGGAAATGGAAAATGTTTTATTGAACCCACTTAAGCAACCTGTgtatagaaataaaagaagccattataattttttacaatctCTACAATCAtgtttacataaaaatgtagatactcctaatttgtttattcaaCAGTTTATTTCCCATATAcgagaaataataaataaaaaaaattctgtaCAAAAAGAGGAATTTTGGTATTTTAACAGTATAaacttaaatattaatgaagaCAAAGCAATGTCAACATTTCATCTTTTTGATAATGTTCATATGGTTCATGTTGATTTGTTAAGagatatttttcttttttataccAACCATGGGAAAACAACAAATTTAAGGTCTACCCATTTTTTGGATGCACACGGGAATAAAGTCCCTGACACGTATTATCAGTATCCATCCTTTATTTTAACTTGA
- the PmUG01_07035000 gene encoding cyclin-dependent kinases regulatory subunit, putative, with the protein MNKSIRSPLNQSNNNNKYSKTTNCGSNYNSNHNNKVRSGSCSSHTSERKSGNNSRNSCINNSSNNNGTSNSNINSNNNSTINNNNNSTINNNNNSTINSNNNSSNSNSNDDYYSILEDLAKSEKTKFRSVKDSMDENLNLEFLRSSSENYTYKITSRGPVCYSAIYRDDKYVYRHVILSDNVRQYAENKVRKTNAFLTEHCIVNELQIDIGKGWKHFMIYDGKIRELILRKVLTAEDKLRMAVHTQKYN; encoded by the exons atgaataaatccATTAGATCGCCGCTTAACCaatcaaataataataataaatatagcaAAACGACCAATTGTGGAAGTAATTATAATTCTAATCATAACAACAAAGTAAGAAGCGGAAGTTGTAGCTCTCATACCAGCGAAAGGAAAAGCGGGAACAATAGCAGAAATAGCTGCATAAATAATAGCAGCAACAACAACGGCACtagtaacagtaacattaatagtaataacaacagCACTATcaacaacaataacaacaGCACTAtcaacaataataacaacagTACTATCAACAGTAATAACAACAGCAGTAACAGCAATAGCAATGATGATTACTACTCAATACTCGAGGACCTGGCAAAGtcagaaaaaacaaaatttagaTCGGTTAAAGATAGCATggatgaaaatttaaatttagaaTTTTTAAGATCCTCAAGTGAGAACTACACTTACAAAATTACATCAAGAG GCCCCGTTTGTTACTCCGCTATTTACAGAGATGACAAGTACGTTTACCGTCACGTAATTTTGAGCGATAATGTCAGACAGTATGCTGAAAACAAAGTGAGAAAAACAAACGCATTTTTAACTGAACATTGTATTGTCAATGAATTGCAGATTGATATTGGTAAAGGGTGGAAGCATTTCATGATTTATGATGGTAAAATAAGAGAGCTTATTTTGAGAAAAGTGTTAACTGCAGAAGATAAATTAAGAATGGCTGTTCATACGCAAAAATATAactga